A single window of Rhizobium indicum DNA harbors:
- the ubiA gene encoding 4-hydroxybenzoate octaprenyltransferase translates to MHDTGDFNDRVSDAPSDNWVYRILPSWLWPYAQLARWDRPIGWQLLMWPCFWSATLAANAAIGEGLYSGSLLVSHLFLYFIGAVAMRGAGCTYNDLVDHEIDMEVARTRSRPLPSGRVTRRRAKIFIGLQTLVGLFVLLQFNWLNVFLGVLSLGIVAFYPFAKRFTDWPQFYLGLAFSWGALMGWAGILGGLSFAAILLYAASVAWTIGYDTIYAHQDKEDDELIGVRSTARLFGDRTRQWLIGLYGLTLVLMFIAFALAGANLIAFLGLLGAAGMFAWQIVRLDINDADQCLALFKSNNRVGLIIFFGLFVSLLFAIP, encoded by the coding sequence ATGCACGATACCGGCGACTTCAACGATCGCGTCTCCGACGCACCTTCCGATAACTGGGTCTACCGGATCCTGCCGTCATGGCTTTGGCCTTATGCGCAGCTGGCGCGCTGGGATCGCCCGATCGGCTGGCAGCTCCTGATGTGGCCGTGCTTCTGGTCGGCGACACTTGCCGCCAATGCGGCGATCGGCGAGGGGCTCTATTCCGGCAGCCTGCTGGTGTCTCACCTGTTCCTTTATTTCATCGGCGCGGTCGCCATGCGCGGCGCCGGTTGCACCTATAACGATCTCGTCGACCACGAGATCGACATGGAAGTGGCGCGCACGCGGTCGCGTCCGCTGCCCTCCGGCCGCGTCACGCGCCGCCGGGCGAAGATCTTCATCGGCTTGCAGACGCTGGTCGGCCTGTTCGTGCTGTTGCAGTTCAACTGGCTCAACGTCTTCCTCGGCGTGCTCTCGCTCGGGATCGTGGCGTTTTATCCCTTTGCCAAACGTTTCACCGACTGGCCGCAATTCTACCTCGGACTTGCCTTTTCCTGGGGCGCGTTGATGGGCTGGGCCGGCATTCTCGGCGGCCTCTCCTTTGCCGCCATCCTGCTCTACGCCGCCTCCGTCGCCTGGACGATCGGTTACGATACGATCTATGCGCATCAGGACAAGGAGGATGACGAGCTGATCGGCGTCCGCTCTACCGCGCGCCTGTTCGGCGACAGGACACGGCAATGGCTGATCGGCCTTTATGGGCTGACGCTGGTGCTGATGTTTATCGCTTTCGCTCTCGCCGGCGCCAATCTCATCGCGTTTCTGGGTCTGCTCGGTGCGGCCGGCATGTTCGCCTGGCAGATCGTCCGGCTCGATATCAACGATGCCGACCAGTGCCTGGCGCTCTTCAAATCGAACAACCGCGTCGGCCTGATCATCTTCTTCGGCCTCTTCGTCTCGCTGCTGTTTGCCATTCCCTGA
- a CDS encoding MipA/OmpV family protein, producing the protein MSHRSVVSISLAIALLSAGSVAAQESGQHFWSGDWYLSVGVAGFSAPKFEGSSHNEFKFSPLISVGRQGAGPRFSSRNDNPSFALIDKGAFRAGIVGKFVPSRDDGDGSELKGLKKVKWGAEAGGFVEVYPTDFLRARAEVRQGIRSHDGIVADLAVDAFTDIAPDLQLSGGPRATFATSGYYDAYYGVNAKQAAASGLDPYKPSSGIQSYGAGAALTWKATENLSASSFLEYKRLAGPAADSSLVRERGSKNQVLIGVSATYKFNFSLQ; encoded by the coding sequence GTGTCTCATCGATCAGTCGTATCGATCTCTTTGGCTATTGCCCTTTTATCTGCTGGCTCAGTGGCCGCCCAGGAAAGCGGCCAGCATTTCTGGTCCGGCGACTGGTATCTGAGCGTTGGCGTCGCCGGCTTCTCCGCCCCGAAATTCGAGGGCTCGTCGCACAATGAATTCAAGTTCAGCCCGCTGATCTCGGTCGGCCGCCAGGGTGCTGGCCCGCGTTTTTCCTCGCGCAACGACAATCCGTCCTTCGCTCTCATCGACAAGGGCGCCTTCCGCGCCGGCATCGTCGGCAAGTTCGTGCCGTCGCGCGATGACGGCGACGGCAGCGAGCTGAAGGGCTTGAAGAAGGTCAAATGGGGGGCGGAAGCCGGCGGTTTCGTCGAGGTTTACCCGACCGACTTCCTTCGCGCCCGCGCCGAAGTCCGCCAGGGCATCCGCTCGCATGACGGCATCGTCGCCGATCTCGCGGTCGATGCCTTCACCGATATCGCCCCCGACCTGCAGCTATCAGGCGGCCCGCGCGCGACCTTCGCCACCAGCGGCTATTACGACGCCTATTACGGCGTCAACGCCAAGCAGGCGGCGGCAAGCGGCCTTGATCCCTATAAGCCGTCGTCTGGCATCCAATCCTATGGCGCAGGCGCGGCGCTCACCTGGAAGGCGACGGAAAACCTCTCGGCCAGTTCCTTCCTCGAATATAAGCGGCTGGCGGGTCCCGCCGCCGACAGCAGCCTCGTGCGCGAGCGCGGCTCGAAGAACCAGGTCCTGATCGGCGTCTCGGCGACCTACAAGTTCAATTTTTCCCTGCAGTGA
- a CDS encoding histidine phosphatase family protein, with protein sequence MSNAFPEIYLVRHGETEWSLLGRHTGRSDIPLTANGEAAARQLADRLTGLSFSAVWSSPSERARKTCTLAGFGSGAVIKDDLAEWDYGAYEGITTKAILADRPGWQLFRDGCPKGEFAADVGDRADAVIHALRQTAGTILVFSSSHFLRVLAARWLGLPPEDGSRFVLDTASISVLGYEHDLTEPVIRRWNQR encoded by the coding sequence ATGAGCAATGCGTTTCCCGAGATCTACCTGGTCCGCCACGGTGAAACCGAATGGAGCCTGTTAGGGCGCCATACCGGACGCAGCGATATTCCCTTGACGGCGAACGGCGAGGCCGCCGCCCGCCAACTCGCCGACCGCCTGACGGGCCTTAGCTTCTCCGCCGTCTGGTCGAGCCCCTCCGAGCGAGCCCGCAAGACCTGCACGCTCGCCGGGTTCGGATCGGGCGCGGTGATCAAGGACGATCTCGCCGAATGGGACTACGGCGCTTATGAAGGCATCACCACCAAGGCGATCCTTGCCGACCGCCCCGGCTGGCAGCTCTTTCGCGACGGCTGCCCGAAGGGCGAATTCGCCGCCGATGTCGGCGATCGCGCCGACGCCGTCATCCATGCGCTTCGCCAAACGGCCGGCACTATCCTGGTCTTTTCGAGCTCGCATTTCCTGCGCGTGCTGGCCGCCCGCTGGCTTGGGCTGCCGCCGGAAGACGGCTCCCGTTTCGTGCTCGATACGGCCAGCATCAGCGTGCTCGGCTACGAGCATGATCTGACCGAACCGGTCATCCGCCGCTGGAACCAGCGGTAA
- a CDS encoding SAM-dependent methyltransferase, protein MASAFLSIVQQIVRKGSLKLTLANGETHTIGDGTGETVVARLADQEAEDAIRRDPAMKLGEMYMQGRFILEQGNIYDFLSLVKQNTTNEIFDFKMAALLLGRIAWQQLKSRVPVNRNKHNVAHHYDLSAKLFDLFLDEDWQYSCAYFEPPGIGLDEAQLAKKRHIAAKLLLEPNQRILEIGSGWGGMGMYLAEATEGAEFTGITLSEEQFKVSRTRAEKRGLADRVRFELQDYRTMTGRKFDRIVSVGMFEHVGIGHYGNFFRKVSDLLDDNGVMVLHSIGRPKPSFGTNAFIEKYIFPGGYIPSVGEVVPPLEKAGLLVKDIEILPLHYAYTLRHWRERFVARKAEAVALYDEQFFRMWELYLAGSEIGFRWDELFILQIQIAKNQFAVPDNRSYIARNEAKLKEFEAGRAPLEKVTF, encoded by the coding sequence ATGGCGTCGGCATTCTTATCGATCGTCCAGCAAATCGTCCGCAAGGGTTCGTTGAAACTTACCCTTGCCAATGGCGAAACCCACACTATCGGCGACGGCACGGGTGAAACCGTTGTCGCCCGCCTTGCCGATCAGGAGGCCGAGGACGCCATCCGGCGCGACCCGGCGATGAAGCTCGGCGAAATGTACATGCAAGGCCGGTTCATTCTCGAACAGGGCAACATCTACGATTTCCTGTCGCTGGTGAAACAGAACACCACCAACGAAATCTTCGATTTCAAGATGGCGGCACTGCTCCTCGGCCGCATTGCCTGGCAGCAGCTGAAGAGCCGCGTGCCGGTCAATCGCAACAAGCACAATGTCGCCCATCATTACGACCTGTCGGCCAAGCTCTTCGATCTTTTCCTCGATGAGGACTGGCAATATTCCTGCGCCTATTTCGAGCCGCCGGGCATTGGTCTCGACGAGGCGCAGCTCGCCAAGAAACGCCATATCGCCGCCAAGCTTCTGCTCGAGCCGAACCAGCGCATCCTGGAGATCGGCTCCGGCTGGGGCGGCATGGGCATGTACCTGGCGGAGGCGACCGAAGGTGCAGAGTTCACCGGCATCACGCTGAGCGAAGAGCAGTTCAAGGTCTCGCGTACGCGCGCCGAAAAGCGCGGCCTTGCCGACCGGGTGCGGTTCGAACTGCAGGACTACCGCACCATGACGGGCAGGAAGTTCGACCGCATCGTCTCGGTCGGCATGTTCGAACATGTCGGCATCGGCCATTACGGCAATTTCTTCCGCAAGGTATCGGATCTCCTCGATGACAACGGCGTCATGGTGCTGCATTCGATCGGCCGCCCGAAGCCGAGCTTCGGCACCAATGCCTTCATCGAGAAATACATCTTCCCGGGCGGCTACATCCCTTCCGTCGGCGAGGTCGTGCCGCCGCTTGAAAAGGCCGGGCTGCTGGTCAAGGATATCGAAATCCTGCCGCTGCATTATGCCTATACGCTGCGCCATTGGCGCGAGCGTTTCGTGGCGCGTAAGGCCGAAGCGGTGGCGCTTTACGACGAGCAATTCTTCCGCATGTGGGAACTCTATCTGGCCGGTTCCGAAATAGGCTTCCGTTGGGACGAGCTCTTCATCCTGCAGATCCAGATCGCCAAGAACCAGTTCGCCGTTCCCGACAATCGCAGTTACATCGCGCGCAACGAAGCGAAGCTGAAGGAATTCGAGGCGGGGCGCGCCCCGCTTGAAAAAGTGACGTTCTGA
- a CDS encoding Tex family protein: protein MAADLRFLAARISAEINARPEQAKAAIELLDEGSTVPFIARYRKEVTGGLDDTQLRNLAERLVYLRELEARRDAIVESITGQGKMTDELMTKVAGAETKAELEDLYLPYKPKRRTRAEIARERGLGSLAETILADRAREPAVLAEGFVTADVPDVKTALEGARDIIAEGIAENADLLGRLRAHMRQASLLKAKVVDGKQATGEKFSDYFDHSERWATAPGHRALAMLRGWNEEVLTLTIEADAETTSPNKPVERMIVTAYEIGTSRPGDRWLMEVASWTWRVKLSMSLSLDLMRELRERAEEEAIHVFARNLKDLLLAAPAGSRATMGLDPGIRTGVKVAVVDGTGKVVATSTVYPFQPRNDVRGAQVELASLIRKHNVELISIGNGTGSRETEKLVADMLAELPAPKPTKVIVSEAGASVYSASATAAAEFPDLDVSLRGAVSIARRLQDPLAELVKIEPKSIGVGQYQHDVDQQKLSRSLDAVVEDAVNAVGVDLNTASAPLLSRVSGLGPSIADAIVRHRDSEGRFETRKDLLKVARLGGRTFEQCAGFLRIPNGKEPLDSSSVHPEAYGVAKKIVAACGRDLRALMGDSAVLKSIDPRQFIDEKFGLPTVRDIIAELEKPGRDPRPSFKTATFAEGVNEISDLTPGMVLEGTVTNVAAFGAFVDIGVHQDGLVHVSQLADRFVKDPHEVVKAGDVVKVRVVEVDAKRKRIGLSMRRDDGSSAPPPRGDSRGNQVSRPQKERRPAAQKPESQGAFGAALAEAMKRK from the coding sequence ATGGCCGCAGACCTCCGTTTTCTCGCAGCCCGCATCTCCGCCGAAATCAACGCCCGGCCCGAACAGGCCAAAGCCGCCATCGAGCTGCTCGACGAAGGCTCAACCGTGCCCTTCATCGCCCGCTACCGCAAGGAGGTGACGGGCGGGCTGGATGATACGCAGCTGCGCAATCTCGCCGAGCGGCTGGTCTATCTGCGCGAGCTCGAAGCCCGGCGCGACGCGATCGTCGAATCGATTACCGGCCAGGGCAAGATGACCGACGAGCTGATGACCAAGGTCGCAGGCGCCGAAACCAAGGCCGAGCTCGAAGATCTCTATCTGCCCTACAAGCCGAAGCGCCGCACGCGGGCCGAAATCGCCCGCGAACGCGGCCTCGGCTCGCTCGCCGAGACGATCCTTGCCGACCGCGCCAGGGAACCGGCGGTGTTGGCCGAAGGCTTCGTCACCGCCGATGTGCCCGATGTGAAGACGGCGCTCGAAGGCGCGCGCGACATCATCGCCGAAGGCATTGCCGAAAATGCCGACCTGCTCGGCAGATTGCGCGCCCATATGCGCCAGGCCTCGCTGCTGAAGGCGAAAGTCGTCGACGGCAAGCAGGCGACCGGCGAGAAGTTTTCCGATTATTTCGACCATTCCGAACGCTGGGCGACCGCCCCCGGCCACCGCGCGCTGGCCATGCTGCGCGGCTGGAACGAGGAGGTGCTGACGCTGACGATCGAGGCCGACGCCGAGACGACCTCTCCGAACAAGCCGGTCGAACGCATGATCGTGACGGCCTACGAGATCGGTACGAGCCGCCCCGGCGACCGCTGGCTGATGGAGGTCGCAAGCTGGACCTGGCGCGTCAAGCTTTCCATGTCGCTCTCGCTAGACCTGATGCGGGAACTGCGCGAAAGGGCCGAAGAAGAGGCGATCCACGTCTTCGCCCGCAATCTCAAGGATCTGCTTTTGGCAGCGCCCGCCGGCTCGCGCGCGACGATGGGTCTCGATCCCGGGATCCGCACCGGCGTCAAGGTCGCCGTCGTCGACGGCACCGGCAAGGTGGTGGCGACATCGACCGTCTATCCCTTCCAGCCGAGGAACGACGTGCGTGGCGCCCAGGTCGAGCTCGCATCGCTGATCCGCAAGCACAATGTCGAGCTGATCTCGATCGGCAACGGCACCGGCAGCCGCGAAACCGAAAAGCTGGTGGCCGATATGCTGGCCGAGTTGCCGGCGCCGAAGCCGACCAAGGTCATCGTGTCGGAAGCCGGCGCCTCGGTCTATTCCGCCTCGGCGACCGCCGCGGCTGAATTCCCCGATCTCGACGTATCGCTGCGCGGCGCCGTCTCCATCGCACGCCGCCTGCAGGACCCGCTGGCAGAACTCGTCAAGATCGAGCCGAAGTCGATCGGCGTCGGCCAGTATCAGCACGATGTCGACCAGCAGAAGCTATCGCGTTCGCTCGATGCGGTGGTGGAAGACGCGGTGAATGCCGTCGGCGTCGATCTCAACACCGCGTCAGCGCCGCTGCTCTCGCGCGTCTCCGGCCTCGGCCCGTCGATCGCCGACGCCATCGTCCGGCACCGTGACAGCGAAGGCCGTTTCGAGACGCGAAAGGATCTGCTGAAGGTCGCCAGACTCGGCGGCCGCACCTTCGAGCAATGCGCCGGCTTCCTGCGCATTCCCAACGGCAAGGAGCCGCTCGATTCCTCTTCGGTGCACCCGGAGGCCTACGGCGTCGCCAAGAAGATCGTCGCCGCCTGCGGCCGGGATCTGCGCGCGCTGATGGGCGATAGCGCCGTGTTGAAATCGATTGATCCGCGCCAGTTCATCGACGAGAAATTCGGCCTGCCGACGGTCAGGGACATCATCGCGGAGCTGGAAAAGCCCGGCCGCGACCCGCGTCCGAGCTTCAAGACCGCGACCTTTGCAGAGGGCGTCAACGAAATTTCCGACCTGACGCCCGGCATGGTGCTGGAAGGCACGGTGACCAATGTCGCCGCCTTCGGCGCCTTCGTCGATATCGGCGTGCACCAGGATGGTCTGGTGCACGTCTCCCAGCTTGCCGATCGCTTCGTCAAGGATCCCCACGAGGTCGTCAAGGCGGGAGATGTCGTCAAGGTGCGGGTTGTCGAAGTCGATGCCAAGCGCAAACGCATCGGTCTTTCCATGCGCCGCGATGACGGCTCCTCGGCGCCGCCGCCGCGTGGTGATTCTCGCGGAAACCAAGTGTCGCGGCCGCAGAAGGAGCGCCGGCCCGCGGCTCAGAAACCGGAGAGCCAGGGCGCCTTCGGTGCGGCACTTGCCGAAGCCATGAAGCGAAAATAA
- the glyS gene encoding glycine--tRNA ligase subunit beta, with protein sequence MPNLLLELRSEEIPARMQRKAAGDLKKLVTDALVEAGLSYEGAREYWTPRRLALDIHGLTARSADVREERKGPRTDANEKAIEGFLRGAGLSSVSEAQVVSDPKKGDFYVAVISKPGRATEEIVTDVMPGIIRDFPWPKSMRWGKASSKPGALRWVRPLQSIICTFGPEHEETVVIPFEIDGVTASNITYGHRFHAPEAITVRRFDDYAANLEKAKVILDAERRKDIILHDARDIAFANGLELVEDEGLLEEVSGLVEWPQVLMGSFEEDYLSIPSEIIRLTIKTNQKCFVTRKQGEETLSNKFILVSNIQASDGGKEIVHGNGKVVRARLSDALHFWKRDQGNLPDLETLTASAAKFSLDIKKPLDQRMAKLDALDVTFHAKLGTQGARVARIRTLAKELADITGADAALIDRAAVLAKADLRTEAVGEFPELQGLMGRKYAVLQGENASVAAAIEDHYKPQGPSDRVPEDKVAITIALADKLDTLIGFWAIDEKPTGSKDPFALRRAALGVVRILLERRIRLPLLATTRDGDLLSFFHDRLKVYLRDQGARHDLIDAVLTSDADDLLMVARRVEALTAFITSEDGKNLLAGTKRATQLLAAEEKKGTVIADGVSQALLTLDAEKELFAAISSASKDASDAVAGEDFRSAMEALSKLRGPVDRFFEDVLVNDEDAAIRANRLALLRLIREATGTVADFSKISG encoded by the coding sequence ATGCCAAACCTTCTTCTCGAACTCCGCTCCGAAGAGATTCCGGCCCGCATGCAGCGCAAGGCTGCCGGCGACCTGAAGAAGCTCGTCACCGATGCGCTTGTCGAAGCGGGTCTGTCCTACGAAGGGGCGCGCGAATATTGGACGCCGCGGCGGCTTGCGCTCGACATCCATGGCCTGACAGCCCGCTCCGCCGATGTGCGCGAGGAACGCAAGGGACCGCGCACCGACGCCAACGAGAAGGCGATCGAAGGCTTTTTGCGCGGCGCCGGCCTTTCCTCGGTCTCCGAGGCGCAGGTGGTGAGCGATCCGAAGAAGGGCGATTTCTACGTCGCGGTCATTTCCAAGCCCGGCCGCGCAACGGAAGAGATCGTCACCGATGTCATGCCCGGCATCATCCGCGATTTTCCCTGGCCGAAATCGATGCGCTGGGGCAAGGCCTCGTCGAAGCCCGGTGCGCTGCGCTGGGTGCGGCCGCTGCAGTCGATCATTTGCACCTTCGGACCGGAGCATGAAGAGACCGTCGTGATCCCCTTCGAGATCGACGGCGTTACCGCTTCCAACATCACCTATGGCCACCGTTTCCATGCGCCCGAGGCGATCACCGTCCGGCGCTTCGACGATTATGCGGCGAACTTAGAAAAGGCGAAGGTCATCCTCGATGCCGAACGGCGCAAGGACATCATCCTGCACGACGCTCGCGACATCGCCTTTGCCAACGGGCTGGAGCTGGTGGAAGACGAAGGGCTGCTGGAGGAAGTCTCCGGCCTCGTCGAATGGCCGCAGGTGCTGATGGGCAGCTTCGAGGAGGATTATCTCTCGATCCCCTCCGAAATCATCCGGCTGACGATCAAGACCAACCAGAAGTGTTTTGTCACCCGCAAACAGGGTGAAGAGACGCTTTCGAACAAGTTCATCCTCGTCTCAAATATCCAGGCGAGCGACGGCGGCAAGGAAATCGTCCACGGCAACGGCAAGGTGGTGCGGGCCCGGCTTTCGGATGCCCTGCACTTCTGGAAGCGCGACCAGGGCAATCTGCCGGATCTCGAGACGCTCACGGCTTCGGCGGCAAAGTTCAGCCTCGACATCAAGAAGCCGCTCGATCAGCGCATGGCCAAGCTCGATGCGCTTGACGTGACGTTCCATGCCAAACTCGGCACACAGGGCGCGCGTGTCGCCCGCATCCGCACACTGGCCAAGGAATTGGCTGATATCACCGGCGCCGACGCGGCTCTCATCGATCGCGCCGCCGTGCTCGCCAAGGCCGATCTGCGCACCGAAGCGGTCGGCGAATTCCCGGAACTGCAGGGCTTGATGGGCCGCAAATATGCGGTGTTGCAGGGCGAGAATGCTTCCGTTGCCGCAGCGATCGAGGATCACTACAAGCCGCAGGGTCCATCGGACCGCGTGCCGGAGGACAAAGTGGCGATCACCATCGCCCTTGCCGACAAGCTCGATACGCTGATCGGTTTCTGGGCGATCGACGAAAAGCCGACAGGGTCGAAGGATCCATTTGCGCTGCGGCGGGCAGCACTCGGCGTCGTCAGGATCCTGCTGGAGCGAAGGATCCGCCTGCCGCTGCTGGCAACGACAAGGGATGGCGACCTGCTCTCCTTCTTCCACGACCGTCTCAAGGTCTATCTGCGCGACCAGGGCGCCCGCCACGATCTGATCGACGCCGTGCTGACTTCAGATGCCGACGACCTGCTGATGGTGGCGCGCCGCGTCGAAGCGCTGACGGCCTTCATCACCTCGGAGGACGGCAAGAACCTGCTCGCCGGCACCAAGCGGGCGACGCAGTTGCTCGCCGCCGAGGAGAAGAAGGGCACCGTGATCGCTGACGGCGTTTCGCAAGCGCTTCTGACGCTCGATGCCGAGAAGGAGCTGTTCGCCGCAATCTCCAGCGCCTCGAAGGATGCGTCGGACGCCGTCGCCGGCGAGGATTTCCGCTCGGCAATGGAAGCGCTTTCCAAGCTGCGCGGCCCGGTCGACCGCTTCTTCGAAGACGTGCTCGTCAACGACGAGGACGCCGCCATCCGCGCCAACCGCCTCGCCCTGCTGCGGCTGATCCGCGAGGCGACGGGAACGGTTGCGGATTTCTCGAAGATTTCGGGGTGA
- a CDS encoding DUF523 domain-containing protein translates to MQNKILVSACLMGHAVRYDGRAKPLLHSAIETWQAEGRLVTICPEMSAGMPVPRPPAEIGNGATGEDVLAGTARVVELTGRDVTEEFLQAAMNAVALARQAGCRYALLIDGSPSCGSGFIYDGTFSGRKQAGNGVTAAALKAAGVEVFSDHEIERLIDRIAQ, encoded by the coding sequence ATGCAAAACAAGATTCTTGTCAGCGCCTGTCTCATGGGCCATGCCGTCCGCTATGACGGTCGGGCGAAGCCGTTGCTTCATTCGGCGATCGAGACATGGCAGGCCGAGGGCCGGTTGGTGACGATCTGTCCGGAGATGTCGGCGGGCATGCCGGTGCCGCGCCCTCCGGCCGAGATTGGAAATGGTGCGACCGGCGAGGATGTGCTGGCCGGCACGGCGCGGGTTGTCGAGCTGACGGGCCGGGATGTGACGGAAGAATTCCTGCAAGCAGCAATGAATGCCGTGGCGCTCGCAAGGCAGGCCGGCTGCCGTTATGCGCTGCTCATCGACGGCAGCCCGTCCTGCGGATCCGGTTTCATATATGACGGCACGTTTTCCGGCCGCAAGCAGGCCGGCAACGGCGTGACGGCGGCGGCGCTGAAAGCGGCCGGTGTCGAAGTGTTTTCCGATCACGAGATCGAGCGGCTGATCGACCGTATCGCGCAATGA